Proteins co-encoded in one uncultured Draconibacterium sp. genomic window:
- a CDS encoding response regulator transcription factor: protein MTKKQHIFLVEDDLSFGAVLKSYLELNDYEVIWVDDGKYAVDKFKAGSFQICILDVMLPHIDGFTIGTEIRKLDKEIPMVFLTAKTLKEDILKGYNVGADDYITKPFDTEVLLCKIQAIIKRQLTQPVIDEFLFSIGSYEFDSKLRVIVRDGDKQKLSPKEADLLKLLCQNKNELLSRETALRKIWGEDGYFTARSMDVFITKLRKYLKGDPNIEIKNIHGSGFFLEIKTS, encoded by the coding sequence ATGACAAAGAAACAACACATATTTCTGGTAGAAGACGACCTGAGTTTTGGGGCGGTATTAAAGTCGTACCTCGAGCTGAACGACTATGAAGTTATCTGGGTTGACGACGGAAAATATGCAGTGGATAAATTTAAAGCCGGGTCTTTTCAAATCTGTATCCTGGATGTGATGTTGCCCCATATCGATGGGTTTACCATTGGCACCGAAATACGTAAACTTGATAAGGAAATTCCGATGGTTTTCCTAACGGCAAAAACCTTAAAAGAGGATATTCTGAAAGGTTACAACGTGGGGGCTGACGATTACATTACCAAACCTTTCGACACGGAAGTGTTGTTGTGTAAAATTCAGGCGATTATAAAGCGGCAGTTAACGCAACCAGTCATTGATGAATTTCTTTTTTCCATAGGTTCGTATGAGTTCGATTCAAAGTTACGCGTTATTGTTCGCGATGGAGATAAACAAAAGTTATCGCCAAAAGAAGCCGATTTGCTAAAACTACTCTGTCAAAACAAAAACGAACTGCTTTCGCGCGAAACGGCACTCCGCAAAATCTGGGGCGAAGACGGTTATTTTACTGCCCGCAGCATGGACGTTTTTATTACCAAGCTGCGCAAATATCTGAAGGGCGATCCGAACATTGAGATAAAGAATATTCATGGCAGCGGGTTCTTCCTCGAAATAAAAACAAGCTAA